A genomic stretch from Candidatus Hydrogenedentota bacterium includes:
- a CDS encoding acyl-CoA thioesterase — MHSPIYRRSYRQLVPITVRWGDMDAYGHVNNAMYSRYFETARMKFFESVNIFKYKEGERQAPAIVSATINFRQQVQYPAELEAGIRCVKVGTKSFTVEHHLFRAGTDEVVADGTTVIAWVDYAVGKAVPLPEPLKEVLGSCSR, encoded by the coding sequence GTGCATTCCCCAATCTATCGAAGGTCATACCGCCAGCTTGTTCCTATCACCGTCCGCTGGGGCGATATGGACGCCTACGGGCACGTAAATAACGCTATGTACTCGCGCTACTTTGAAACGGCGCGCATGAAGTTCTTCGAGTCGGTAAACATCTTCAAGTACAAGGAGGGTGAGCGACAAGCACCCGCGATTGTGTCGGCGACGATCAACTTCCGCCAGCAAGTTCAGTATCCCGCTGAGTTGGAGGCGGGCATCCGGTGCGTCAAGGTTGGTACGAAGAGCTTCACGGTCGAACACCACCTCTTCCGCGCGGGCACGGACGAGGTAGTGGCAGACGGAACGACAGTAATTGCCTGGGTGGATTACGCAGTGGGCAAGGCCGTGCCGCTGCCGGAGCCATTAAAAGAAGTGCTCGGCTCGTGTTCCAGGTGA
- a CDS encoding phosphoadenylyl-sulfate reductase — MATVAQTDLLEHLEGLGPEEMLKWAYETYGDRAAIQTSLQNTGCVQIEMASRVAPKLRIFTIDTWRLPDETYQVIDAIEKKYGIKIERFEPDPNRVKQMVDRHGEYLFFDTKEKQEYCCTIRKVEPNERAMETVDALITGRRRDQSNSRRKLAKAEIVRMETHDVLKLNPLADWTEDQVWAYIRTNEIPYNKLYDMGYTSIGCKICTTPTKPWEDKRAGRWRWFNQLDPDSSKECGIHLGGSGI, encoded by the coding sequence ATGGCTACCGTTGCGCAGACAGATTTGCTCGAACACCTTGAAGGCCTTGGGCCCGAAGAGATGCTCAAGTGGGCCTACGAAACCTACGGCGACCGCGCCGCGATCCAGACGAGCCTGCAGAACACCGGCTGCGTGCAGATCGAAATGGCGAGCCGAGTCGCGCCCAAGCTGCGCATCTTCACGATTGATACCTGGCGTTTGCCGGATGAAACGTACCAGGTCATCGATGCGATCGAAAAAAAGTACGGAATCAAAATCGAACGGTTCGAACCGGACCCGAACCGCGTGAAACAAATGGTCGATCGGCATGGTGAGTATCTGTTTTTCGACACGAAGGAGAAACAGGAATACTGCTGCACGATTCGCAAAGTCGAGCCGAATGAGCGTGCGATGGAAACGGTCGACGCGCTGATTACCGGGCGCCGCCGCGATCAATCGAATTCGCGAAGGAAACTCGCGAAGGCGGAAATCGTGCGGATGGAAACGCACGACGTCCTCAAACTAAATCCGCTGGCGGACTGGACCGAGGATCAGGTGTGGGCCTACATCCGCACGAACGAAATTCCCTACAACAAGCTCTACGACATGGGGTACACCAGCATCGGGTGCAAAATCTGCACCACGCCCACCAAGCCATGGGAGGACAAACGCGCCGGCCGCTGGCGCTGGTTCAACCAACTCGACCCGGATTCCAGCAAGGAATGCGGCATCCATTTAGGAGGCAGCGGGATTTGA
- a CDS encoding NADPH-dependent assimilatory sulfite reductase hemoprotein subunit: MADEKDENGSGAKLTPVEGIKENSLGLYGALITEIGDANPYLSDPSTQLIKHHGSYQQDDRDTRTERKKQGLDWDYKFMVRTKFPGGALSAEQYLVCDDLCGKYGQDDLRVTSRQDFQFHGVIKGNLRPLIHDLNVFGKMTSFGGCGDVVRNTMAAPVADIDQRYAKCSADLIDIARRISDHFMPKTRSYYDLWIDDEKVKTHEDGTYEIAAPKETVEDPIYGKTYLPRKFKIGLAADFDNSVDVYTQDVGIIAVTKDGAIVGYEVLAGGGLGYTHRKPETYARMATAIAFVNEDELVPLLEAIVKVQRDHGGRANRRHARMKYLIDDWGWDKFAATVFEYAGRTYAPPRGVKPTDQPDYLGWHKQIQQGLNYVGVWIENGRIRDFDGSYKFRSGLRKIVEQFRCGVRLTPHHNVILSHIRDEDVPKVQALLDAHGIPTDDGISPLRRMEMACPALPFCGLALAESERAMPGIIHDIEAAGHGDSDVIIRMSGCPNNCSRPRSAEIGIVGSGSDRYVIYTGGDFNGTRLNELVAEKLTGKDIAAAVSALLSAWKANRNNGERFGDWSARVGVDGVKQHLAGVVHV, from the coding sequence ATGGCTGATGAAAAGGATGAAAACGGCTCGGGCGCAAAGCTCACGCCTGTCGAAGGCATAAAGGAAAACAGTCTTGGGCTTTATGGCGCGCTCATAACCGAGATCGGCGACGCCAATCCCTACCTGAGCGATCCGTCGACGCAGCTCATCAAGCATCACGGCTCGTATCAGCAGGACGACCGCGATACGCGCACCGAGCGCAAAAAACAGGGGCTGGACTGGGACTACAAGTTCATGGTCCGTACGAAGTTTCCCGGCGGGGCGCTCAGCGCGGAACAGTATTTGGTGTGCGATGACTTATGCGGGAAATATGGCCAGGACGATTTGCGCGTCACCTCGCGGCAGGACTTTCAATTTCACGGCGTCATAAAAGGCAATCTGCGCCCCCTGATTCACGACCTCAACGTGTTCGGGAAGATGACGAGCTTCGGCGGCTGCGGAGATGTCGTTCGCAACACGATGGCGGCGCCGGTAGCGGATATCGATCAGCGGTACGCGAAGTGCAGCGCGGACCTGATCGACATTGCGCGGCGCATCAGCGATCACTTCATGCCGAAAACGCGGTCGTACTACGACCTCTGGATCGACGACGAAAAAGTGAAGACGCACGAGGACGGCACGTACGAGATTGCCGCGCCGAAGGAAACCGTCGAGGACCCGATATACGGAAAGACCTACCTGCCCCGAAAGTTCAAAATCGGTTTGGCGGCTGACTTCGACAATTCGGTCGATGTGTACACACAGGATGTCGGCATCATCGCAGTAACGAAAGACGGCGCGATTGTCGGGTACGAAGTGTTGGCCGGCGGCGGTCTGGGATACACGCACCGCAAACCGGAGACCTACGCGCGCATGGCCACGGCCATTGCGTTCGTGAATGAAGACGAATTGGTTCCGCTGCTCGAAGCGATCGTGAAAGTGCAACGCGATCACGGCGGGCGTGCGAACCGGCGTCACGCGCGCATGAAATACCTGATCGACGACTGGGGCTGGGACAAGTTCGCCGCGACGGTCTTCGAGTACGCGGGCCGCACCTACGCGCCCCCGCGCGGCGTCAAACCCACCGATCAGCCCGACTACCTCGGCTGGCACAAGCAAATTCAGCAGGGACTGAACTACGTGGGCGTGTGGATCGAGAACGGGCGCATTCGCGATTTCGACGGGTCGTACAAGTTCCGCAGCGGGTTGCGAAAGATTGTCGAGCAGTTCAGGTGCGGCGTGCGGCTGACGCCGCATCACAATGTCATCCTCTCGCATATTCGCGACGAAGACGTGCCGAAGGTCCAGGCGCTGCTCGATGCGCACGGCATTCCGACAGACGACGGAATCTCACCGTTGCGCCGCATGGAAATGGCCTGCCCCGCTCTCCCCTTCTGCGGTCTCGCGCTGGCGGAATCGGAACGCGCCATGCCGGGCATTATTCACGACATCGAAGCGGCGGGTCACGGCGACTCGGATGTGATCATTCGCATGAGTGGATGCCCGAACAACTGCTCGCGCCCACGCTCGGCGGAGATCGGTATTGTCGGGAGCGGATCGGATCGCTACGTCATCTACACCGGCGGCGATTTCAACGGCACGCGATTGAACGAACTCGTCGCGGAGAAGCTGACAGGCAAGGACATCGCGGCGGCCGTGTCCGCGCTGTTGAGCGCGTGGAAAGCAAACCGCAATAACGGCGAGCGCTTCGGCGATTGGTCGGCGCGCGTCGGTGTCGATGGAGTAAAACAGCACCTCGCGGGTGTTGTTCACGTATAA
- a CDS encoding DUF1559 domain-containing protein codes for MNRSTRIGFTLIELLVVIAIIAILAAILLPALARAREAARRASCQNNLKQWGIVFKMFAGESDGERYPRLQTSWEKITNCDTGATVYPAIPFVGAPTHWLNPQMSEVYPEYLTDVALASCPSSALVSREDFTNPATGESEAHLVCFENVPGPTFGKWTKERGMPLLDEAYWYTGYVLDRTDEDDPQAPISELESDAIGDGPAQLVYGMALAIGNFFGGEVGQDLDLSSYGSGLGNAGGDTVRRLREGVERFLITDINSPAGSAQAQSEVWIYTDRLSSDVSQYNHIPGGANVLYMDGHVEFVKYNDEAPVLPGVAEVFGQLSLHG; via the coding sequence ATGAATCGTTCCACCCGCATCGGCTTCACGCTCATCGAACTGCTTGTCGTCATCGCCATTATAGCGATCCTGGCGGCAATACTGCTACCGGCATTGGCCCGCGCACGCGAGGCCGCGCGCCGCGCAAGCTGCCAGAACAACCTCAAACAGTGGGGGATCGTATTTAAGATGTTCGCCGGAGAGTCCGATGGCGAACGCTATCCGCGCCTCCAAACATCGTGGGAGAAGATCACGAACTGCGACACCGGCGCGACGGTCTACCCCGCGATTCCGTTTGTGGGCGCACCCACTCACTGGCTCAACCCGCAAATGAGCGAAGTGTACCCGGAGTATCTGACGGACGTTGCGCTCGCGTCGTGTCCATCCAGCGCGCTCGTCTCGCGGGAGGATTTCACAAACCCGGCGACGGGCGAGTCCGAAGCCCACTTGGTGTGTTTCGAGAATGTCCCCGGACCGACTTTCGGTAAATGGACGAAGGAGCGCGGAATGCCGCTGCTCGATGAAGCCTACTGGTACACCGGCTATGTGCTTGATCGCACGGACGAAGACGATCCGCAGGCGCCCATATCCGAACTCGAAAGCGATGCGATCGGCGACGGCCCCGCGCAACTCGTGTACGGCATGGCGCTCGCCATTGGCAATTTCTTCGGCGGCGAAGTCGGCCAGGATCTTGACCTCTCTTCGTATGGTTCGGGTCTTGGCAACGCGGGTGGGGACACGGTTCGCCGGCTGCGCGAAGGCGTCGAACGGTTCTTGATTACGGATATCAACAGTCCCGCCGGGTCGGCGCAGGCCCAGAGCGAGGTGTGGATTTACACCGACCGCCTCAGCAGCGACGTCTCCCAGTACAACCACATCCCCGGCGGCGCCAACGTGCTCTACATGGATGGGCATGTCGAGTTCGTCAAGTACAACGACGAAGCGCCCGTGCTTCCCGGAGTGGCGGAAGTCTTTGGGCAGTTGAGCCTGCACGGTTAG
- a CDS encoding cobalamin biosynthesis protein CbiX — protein sequence MCTRNLCRSLRKECRCNLVCVAAVLLSLLSFGCTPHTVDAADSSSGLKTGVLLVNHGSHSETWRNALLELEQNVSAEILESGYVQGTKTAFMEYNEPSIATRLKEFDREGYTDVIIVPVFLTVSPHSFEDIPTIIGQKEDPNSMEMLKLERIERYTPKARSRISPLLDFTDILEKNVLRRVAALSQHPEKEGLVLIGYGDETYEREWGQLFDRVAEHVKQHTGIAEHSYGWCGHIAHYDPKQTTEAVEKVLSKKENAIVIPVLVAHDENFQIGIIGKGIEGVKDGKAKVRYKPDAILPDPEVERWVTATAIEHAKQAAQPRL from the coding sequence ATGTGCACCAGAAATCTCTGTCGTTCGCTTCGGAAGGAATGCCGCTGCAACCTTGTCTGTGTTGCCGCCGTGCTCCTGTCACTTCTGTCGTTCGGTTGCACCCCACATACGGTTGACGCGGCGGATTCGTCGTCCGGATTGAAAACGGGGGTGCTGCTTGTCAATCACGGATCACATTCGGAGACTTGGCGGAACGCGCTGCTCGAACTCGAACAAAACGTGAGCGCCGAGATACTTGAGTCAGGGTATGTGCAAGGGACCAAAACGGCGTTCATGGAATACAACGAACCGTCCATCGCCACCCGCTTGAAGGAGTTCGATCGGGAAGGCTACACGGACGTGATCATTGTTCCCGTCTTCCTGACGGTAAGTCCGCACTCCTTCGAGGACATTCCGACAATCATCGGACAGAAAGAGGACCCCAACTCGATGGAGATGTTGAAGCTGGAACGCATCGAGCGGTACACGCCCAAGGCGCGGTCGCGCATATCGCCCCTGCTCGATTTCACCGACATTCTCGAGAAGAACGTGCTGCGGCGCGTCGCGGCGTTGTCCCAGCACCCGGAGAAGGAGGGACTTGTCTTGATCGGATACGGCGACGAGACGTACGAGAGGGAGTGGGGGCAACTCTTTGATCGGGTCGCCGAACACGTGAAACAACACACGGGAATTGCCGAGCACTCGTATGGATGGTGCGGCCACATCGCCCATTACGATCCCAAGCAAACAACGGAAGCGGTGGAGAAGGTTTTGTCCAAGAAGGAAAACGCCATTGTCATACCGGTGTTAGTGGCCCACGACGAGAATTTCCAGATTGGCATCATTGGAAAAGGGATCGAGGGCGTGAAAGACGGAAAAGCGAAAGTCCGCTACAAACCCGACGCGATACTGCCCGACCCTGAGGTCGAACGCTGGGTCACGGCAACCGCGATCGAGCATGCGAAACAGGCCGCACAACCGCGTTTGTAG
- a CDS encoding PepSY-associated TM helix domain-containing protein: MPRRTKYRLRRLNIATHRDLGYFFSSLIVAYCISGIALNHVDDWNPDFIVHKQTVRLDRAYTKAEIDDLAIAAFGTLVGEERYKVYDFPTQDQVKIYYDDASLHVYLSEQEGKYERIVRRPVFYQVNVLHRNSLKGWKWASDIFAAMLILINVTGLFILKGKHGIGGRGKWLIAAGFAPPLIAVLIHAFR; encoded by the coding sequence ATGCCTCGAAGGACGAAGTACAGGCTGCGAAGGCTGAACATCGCGACGCACCGGGACCTCGGGTATTTCTTCTCGTCGTTGATCGTTGCGTACTGCATTTCAGGCATTGCATTGAACCACGTGGACGATTGGAACCCCGATTTCATTGTGCACAAACAAACCGTGCGGCTTGACCGGGCCTACACGAAGGCAGAGATCGACGACCTCGCGATCGCCGCGTTCGGGACGTTGGTGGGCGAGGAGCGGTACAAGGTATATGACTTTCCCACGCAGGACCAGGTGAAAATCTACTACGACGACGCGTCGCTGCACGTCTACCTTTCCGAACAGGAGGGTAAGTACGAGCGGATTGTCAGACGGCCCGTTTTCTACCAGGTCAACGTGTTGCACCGGAACAGTCTGAAGGGTTGGAAATGGGCATCCGACATCTTTGCCGCCATGTTGATCCTGATTAACGTCACGGGGCTGTTCATCCTGAAGGGGAAACACGGCATCGGGGGCCGGGGCAAGTGGCTGATCGCCGCTGGATTCGCCCCGCCCCTGATCGCCGTACTCATCCATGCGTTCCGGTGA
- the folE gene encoding GTP cyclohydrolase I FolE, which yields MRTSPKRAGESSPRSQDVNIKRVEQLVRELLVEIGEDPNREGLLKTPERVAEAYDYLTSGYRADLNEIVNGAVFESHANNMIISRDIELYSLCEHHILPFFGVCHIGYVAQEKVIGLSKLSRIVDFYARRLQIQERLTHEIAQEVMNVTSAEGVGVVIEARHMCMMMRGVEKQHSIMSTSSVLGSFLKDSATRSEFLNLIGRTPKFVQGL from the coding sequence ATCCGGACGTCACCGAAGCGTGCCGGCGAATCGTCGCCGAGGAGTCAAGACGTGAACATTAAACGTGTGGAACAACTCGTACGCGAACTGCTCGTCGAGATCGGGGAAGACCCGAATCGCGAGGGCCTGCTCAAAACGCCGGAGCGCGTGGCCGAAGCGTACGACTACCTGACGTCCGGGTATCGGGCGGACTTGAACGAGATCGTGAATGGGGCCGTATTCGAGTCGCACGCGAACAACATGATCATTTCTCGCGATATTGAACTGTACAGCCTGTGCGAACACCACATCCTGCCTTTTTTCGGCGTGTGCCACATCGGATACGTCGCGCAGGAAAAGGTGATCGGTCTCAGCAAGTTGTCGCGAATCGTCGATTTTTATGCGCGGCGCCTGCAGATACAGGAGCGATTGACCCACGAGATCGCGCAGGAAGTGATGAATGTCACCAGCGCCGAAGGCGTGGGCGTCGTCATCGAAGCCCGGCACATGTGCATGATGATGCGCGGCGTCGAAAAACAGCATTCCATCATGTCCACGTCGTCGGTGCTCGGAAGTTTTCTGAAGGATTCAGCGACGCGTTCGGAGTTCCTCAATCTGATCGGGCGGACCCCGAAGTTCGTGCAGGGGCTGTAA
- the folK gene encoding 2-amino-4-hydroxy-6-hydroxymethyldihydropteridine diphosphokinase, giving the protein MPAEGGQTEVLLAIGSNITPESNVPRALALLKESVFIVSVSTFYRSAALGAPGQPEFLNGACRIRTGISARDLKFDVLRGIEARLGRIRTADKYAPRAIDFDIALYGNTIVCEPGLHIPDPDIQHRPFLAVPLAEIAPDWVVAGTTTTLREIAAGLPIAGLCVDPDVTEACRRIVAEESRREH; this is encoded by the coding sequence ATGCCGGCTGAAGGCGGCCAAACCGAAGTCCTCCTCGCGATCGGATCGAACATCACGCCGGAAAGCAACGTGCCTCGGGCGCTCGCCCTGCTGAAGGAAAGTGTTTTCATCGTATCGGTATCGACCTTCTATCGGTCAGCGGCATTGGGCGCGCCGGGGCAGCCGGAATTCCTCAACGGAGCGTGCCGCATTCGCACCGGCATTTCAGCGCGCGACCTGAAGTTCGATGTGTTACGCGGTATCGAGGCGCGGTTGGGGCGAATTCGGACGGCGGACAAGTACGCGCCCCGCGCGATCGATTTCGATATCGCCCTGTACGGGAATACAATAGTCTGCGAGCCGGGTTTACACATTCCCGATCCGGACATTCAGCATCGGCCTTTTCTTGCGGTCCCATTGGCGGAGATCGCCCCGGATTGGGTCGTGGCGGGAACGACTACGACGTTACGCGAGATCGCCGCGGGGCTGCCAATAGCGGGGCTTTGCGTGGATCCGGACGTCACCGAAGCGTGCCGGCGAATCGTCGCCGAGGAGTCAAGACGTGAACATTAA
- the folB gene encoding dihydroneopterin aldolase, whose amino-acid sequence MARPLDRICIRELASQCIVGINPEERVNKQDVIITVVMEADLRDACSSDSIDDTVDYKRVKQSILALVENSSFFLIEGLAQAIADTCLREPRVQMVHVSVDKPGALRFARSVAIEITRHRDGHAG is encoded by the coding sequence GTGGCTAGGCCTCTCGACCGAATCTGCATTCGCGAACTGGCGAGCCAGTGTATCGTCGGGATCAATCCCGAAGAGCGCGTAAACAAGCAGGATGTGATAATCACGGTCGTGATGGAGGCTGACCTGCGCGACGCGTGTTCGAGCGACAGCATCGACGACACGGTTGACTACAAGCGTGTCAAGCAGTCGATCCTCGCGCTCGTCGAGAATTCGAGCTTCTTTCTAATCGAAGGGTTGGCCCAAGCGATCGCGGACACGTGCCTGCGCGAACCGCGCGTGCAAATGGTCCACGTTTCGGTGGACAAACCGGGCGCGCTGCGGTTCGCGAGAAGCGTAGCGATCGAGATCACGCGCCATCGCGACGGTCATGCCGGCTGA
- a CDS encoding SDR family oxidoreductase, with product MISLSGKTAIVTGGAKRLGRATALALAAEGANVVIHFGSSSAEADTLAHQIEKTGVRAWTVQGDLSDPDAAATVMEKAIASAGNIDILINNASRFPESTLEGLTADEVHANMNLHALSPALLARAMHAHGKPGAVVNMLDCMIADYDRKHLAYHLSKRMLHTLTRIMAVELAPLIRVNGIAPGLVLPPAGKDESYLAGLASSNLLNRYGCADDVTAAILFLLKSDFITGQTIYVDGGRNLRGNMYGG from the coding sequence ATGATTTCCCTATCCGGAAAAACCGCTATCGTCACGGGTGGTGCGAAACGTTTGGGCCGCGCTACGGCGCTTGCGCTGGCCGCGGAGGGCGCGAACGTCGTTATTCACTTCGGCTCGTCATCGGCCGAGGCGGATACGCTGGCACATCAAATCGAGAAGACCGGCGTGCGCGCCTGGACGGTCCAGGGCGATTTGTCCGATCCCGACGCGGCTGCGACGGTAATGGAGAAGGCGATAGCGTCGGCGGGGAACATCGACATTCTGATCAACAACGCATCACGTTTTCCGGAGTCGACACTTGAAGGGCTTACGGCTGACGAAGTCCATGCAAACATGAATCTGCATGCCCTGTCCCCCGCGCTGCTGGCGCGCGCGATGCACGCGCACGGGAAGCCCGGCGCAGTGGTGAATATGTTGGACTGCATGATCGCGGACTACGACAGAAAACACCTGGCATATCACTTGAGCAAGCGCATGCTTCACACGCTGACACGGATCATGGCGGTCGAGCTGGCGCCGCTCATTCGCGTGAACGGCATCGCACCGGGCCTTGTGCTGCCGCCGGCGGGCAAGGACGAATCGTATCTCGCGGGTCTGGCGTCCTCGAACCTGCTAAACCGCTACGGTTGCGCCGACGATGTGACCGCCGCGATACTTTTTCTGTTGAAGAGTGATTTCATCACGGGGCAAACGATTTACGTGGACGGCGGGCGAAACCTGCGGGGAAATATGTACGGTGGCTAG
- the sthA gene encoding Si-specific NAD(P)(+) transhydrogenase: MQKVDLLVIGSGPAGQRAAIQGVKLGKRVVIVEKQDVVGGVCTNLGTIPSKTLREAILHFSGFRHRAAYGRSYAVKRRVTFGELRQRINQVIQHEVEVARDRMMRTGVEILNGTARFESPNVVAVSSADNLTTVEAEKIIIAAGTVPYRADRVPFNARNIIDTDRLFERDFDLDTLPKSMLIIGAGVIGTEYACMFAAIGVDTRLLDRRTELFRFVDPEICEALTYHMRNERVTLYLGKDFKEIREDDNRKVITTLSNGREIKTDMLLFASGRAGAIEALNLDAAGVKSSSRGLIEVNENLQTNVPHIYAAGDIIGFPALASTSMEQGRQAACRAFGVPFKVEAQLLPYGIYTIPEISMVGKTERELMDEEVPYEIGIARYREVSKGKIMGDETGILKLVFHQKTGRLLGVHIIGDGASELLHIGQAVMSFGGSISYFVDTVFNYPTLAEAYKIAALNGLKRIGASALTGGEFEAPKTSGAEEVWVDETAANSPGGAPH, translated from the coding sequence ATGCAGAAGGTTGATCTGCTTGTCATTGGATCGGGACCGGCGGGACAGCGCGCCGCCATCCAGGGGGTAAAACTCGGCAAGCGAGTCGTTATCGTCGAAAAGCAGGACGTCGTCGGCGGGGTGTGCACAAACCTCGGCACGATACCGAGCAAGACGTTGCGCGAGGCGATCCTGCATTTCTCCGGGTTCCGGCACCGCGCGGCGTACGGGCGCAGCTACGCGGTGAAGCGCCGCGTGACGTTTGGCGAGTTGCGCCAGCGCATCAATCAGGTCATCCAGCACGAGGTCGAAGTGGCGCGCGACCGCATGATGCGCACCGGAGTCGAGATACTCAACGGCACGGCGCGATTTGAGTCGCCCAACGTGGTGGCGGTTTCGTCCGCCGATAATCTGACGACGGTCGAGGCGGAGAAGATCATTATTGCGGCGGGCACGGTGCCCTATCGCGCGGATCGAGTGCCATTCAACGCGCGCAATATCATCGATACCGATCGTCTCTTCGAGCGGGATTTCGATCTCGATACGTTGCCGAAGAGCATGCTGATCATTGGCGCCGGGGTCATCGGAACGGAATACGCGTGCATGTTCGCGGCGATCGGCGTCGATACGCGCTTGCTCGATCGGCGCACGGAGTTGTTTCGCTTTGTCGACCCGGAAATTTGCGAGGCGCTCACCTATCACATGCGCAACGAGCGCGTGACGCTCTATCTCGGCAAGGACTTCAAGGAGATCCGGGAAGACGATAACCGCAAGGTCATTACGACGCTGTCTAACGGCCGCGAGATCAAAACCGACATGCTCCTGTTTGCGTCGGGGCGCGCGGGCGCGATCGAGGCGTTGAATCTCGACGCGGCGGGCGTAAAATCGAGTTCGCGCGGGTTAATCGAGGTGAACGAAAACCTTCAGACCAATGTGCCGCACATCTACGCCGCGGGCGACATCATCGGTTTTCCGGCGCTGGCCTCTACGTCGATGGAACAGGGAAGGCAGGCGGCGTGCCGCGCGTTCGGCGTGCCGTTCAAGGTCGAGGCGCAATTGCTGCCGTACGGAATTTACACGATCCCGGAAATCTCGATGGTTGGGAAGACCGAACGCGAGCTGATGGACGAGGAGGTGCCCTACGAGATCGGCATCGCGCGGTACCGCGAAGTCTCCAAAGGCAAGATCATGGGCGACGAGACGGGCATTCTGAAGCTGGTCTTCCATCAAAAGACCGGCAGACTGTTGGGCGTGCATATCATCGGCGATGGGGCCTCCGAACTGCTGCATATCGGCCAGGCCGTGATGTCGTTCGGAGGTTCGATCAGTTACTTCGTGGACACTGTGTTCAACTACCCGACGCTTGCGGAAGCCTACAAAATCGCGGCGTTGAACGGACTCAAACGTATCGGCGCATCGGCGTTGACCGGGGGCGAATTCGAGGCCCCGAAAACGTCGGGCGCGGAAGAGGTGTGGGTCGACGAAACAGCCGCGAATTCGCCGGGCGGCGCCCCGCATTAG